GAGATTAAATCATCATTTGCTATAAAAAGTGAATCCACACAAAACAGAAAGGAGTTTCTTTATACATTGTCTAGGACTGCAGAAGCATCCATCCCAAACCTTTCAGCAATTGGCACAATACGATCAGGTCGACTGTAGTGTAGGAAGTGAAGAGAAAACTACTTTCCAATAAAATTTACTTTCTTTGAAGAAATTTAAATATGTTTCAGAACACTCAAACTAAATACTAATGATGAGAGGATACAAAGTTCCTTCAGTGTCGATGTAGGCAACCTTCCCGTTTCCTCCTCTCATGCTAGTCGGAAGCTGCATTTTAGCATTGCAGAATAAGTAAAAGGTATTGCACTTGAGAATTCTACCCTCGAGGGAATCACAGTACATGATAAAAAAAATGCATTGACAATATAGCTTTTACTGAACAGAACATGTGAACCATTTTTCCTCTTTAAGAAATCAACTGAGGTAATATTTCACTGAGTTTCAAATTTCGTTAGCACAATTATAGTTTCTTCCTAATTGATCAGTGCAGACCATTCAGTTTTCTGAACTTCTGTAAGAAAATTGTTAGACCAAAGACATATGCTGAATCTAGCTTAGAGAAAGGTTAATTTTAGGTGGTACAGAAGTATAAATTTAAACATAATTTTCTCATAATTTTCTACCACCTAACCACTCAAACAGCAGTCATAAGCACTTTCTAGTTTCTACTTCCATCATATTTCAATCCTTACCGAAATATAGTGTAGACTCTAGAACAGTAGATCATTCTAGTTAGTAATCTGAATCATCTGATTTCAGTAACATTGTTCCTTAACTGTGTAAGATCAAGATCCATCAAGCAAATTAGAAAGTTACCTGCGTTGTGACGCATAGAGTATGTGCTAGCTGAGTCTTTCCAGAGCTGAGAAATATTATTACCAAGCATGAGATCAAAAGAGTAAAATAGACCATCAGTCAACAAAACTAACTTGTTTAAGCTACATAATCAACCACAAAATCGGAACAAAATATGGTTCCTCACCGAAATTCTCCAAATGTTTCAGTAATTGCTGATGTTTCGATTCCACCTTTTCCAATGTTCAAGCATAGCAAGTGTTAAACGTACAAATAAACTGTAAATTCGTGTGGTTTGAAATAGGCAAAAACGACAGATAATAGTAAAATCAGTACATGAGTACCTCCTAGTAACTCATCTAATGCCTGGCTCCCAGTGGTAATACGAATCACAGACTTTCTCTATTGCAAATCACATAAATGATAGACTTAGAAATAGTAAAGCCGGAAAATTATGCAGTTTCTAATCTTGAAATCCAAAATCTAAAGAGATCAGGATCTTACTTTGATCAAAGCATCACTTCCAGTAATGTACCCATAATTCTGGATAAAGTAGAGCAAAAATCACTATTATTATTCGATTAGTTTCGGAATTCTATCCGAATTTAAATAACTGAGAAGTTAGATTGCAGAGAACTTACCACAATCTTCTCAGCTGCTTCGCATATCTTATCAACTTTAGCCTCAGACAATCCTTTAATTCCAGTCAAATTCTTCACGAACAATGAACGATCAAATTAGAAgaaattattaaaaagaaaacttagtctaaaacaaaataaaaaggcTTAAAACCTTCTTTGTCTGCATCATTAAGCCATTACAAGTGTATATTCCAGCATCCTGAAGCTTCTTAACATCTCCAGCATTAATTCCATGTGCAATCACTGATGAAAAATAATTTATGAAAGGCCTATGTTAAATGATACTTAAAAAGCAGTGAAAATGTTAGATGACCTAAGCGTTCAACGCATACAAATCAATTTAGGTGAACTAAGCATTTTCGCGATATTTAAGAGATCGAAGAGATGAATTCTGGAACTCTACAGATTTTGATTTCACAATAACTTTAGGTAAAAGTCGGAGGAACTTTCATATGAGCTAATTTACTCAACATGAACACAGGATGATTCTGCATTTTAAATACGACAACGATAAACTGTAGATTCATACGGattttgaatttattatttatttaagagaaatTTAAAATGGATTAAACGATTCAACATGCTTTGatcaaaatcaaataaaaaataggCCGAGAAAACAGAGGTTCAATTCAGCTTTCCAAAACTAGGCGACTGAAGTTGTATATCTGGGAATCCTACGGATTTATATTTAAAAACAGCTATAAAGTTTATACGAGCTGAATTTCGGCGCGATTGTTTTTCAAATCAGACGAAATAACTAGAAAAATCAAACAGTATTATTATTTCAGCTTCACGACATTTAAGCGATTGAAGCGCAAAATATCGGAGGTCAACGGATTTTGAATTTACAAAAAGTTTAAGAGATAAATAGGAGGAAGTTATTTACGAAGTAACCGATCAAACGCTCGGCATAGAAAATTTCAGATTAGACGGAATAGCTAGAAAACAGTGTATAATTTCATCTTCACGACGATTAGACAACCGAAGAGCATAACAGACATAGATTTCCACAGAAATATACGATAACTAAGTGATTCAATATGCTTTCATTATTAGGCGAAAAAAAAGAGCATCAGTTCGACGTTCCAAAATTATGCGGCTGAAGTTAAACACTGAAATCCTAcgcttttgaaattcaaatttgaCACCAAATACAAAAATAAGCAAGAAATTTGGAGAATGATAATCATACATTTGTCAATAGCTTCAAACAAGTCCTCTTCATCTTCGATATCTTCACGTTCAACAAGCTGCAACTGCTGGCTCTGTTCTTCAGCTCTGCAACGAAGATACAAAAATTCGTAAGCGTATAAACTTCTTCAGATCTTCATACAACGAATTCCAGCAGAAAATTCTGGAAGAAAACTCACTTAAGTGCGTACATGTCAGGcattgtagagagagaaagctacGATGATTTTTGAGCGAGGAACAATGGGAATTTTAGTGAGAGAAAAGAGTTTTTGTGTGTGtggttagagagagaaagagaggaatgGTGATTGTGAGTGGCTCTTCGGTGAACGGGAGGTCCCCTTTTATAGATGTTCGATTGGGCGCGGAATGGAATGGAATTTGAAGTCTCTCGTGTTCATCCGCCTTGCGATTCAAAATTATCTTCACTTTTCCCCAATTTGATCAACTTACCATTGTTACttttttgtaaaattatttGTGATGACGTGTAATAAATAAAGTACtgattatatttttgtttttcaaatttttgTGTGATTGCAAattaatacgaagtatgtaTAACTTTGTAAGTGGTTAGGGtgatttaaatattttttcatttcaatattaaattatttgtaATTAGTTGTATCCGATAACTTAATTGTGCAATAGTCAAATAAATTGAAGTTGTTTGAGAAAGGAGGAAACGCACTGTAGCTCAATATGAAAATtgtaaaaaataatgaaaataaataccaTATGGTGGCGAGGAAGTCTTGGCCTCAAGTGGCTTGGACACAAGTAACTCGTATAGGTATTCGTTAATTTAGCGTTGGTACTAACACTAGTACTacctccgtattttataaaagaGATACTTTCCTTAAAAcggccgtattttaaaaagatatacaccttttttttgacatgttttggtccccactttcaattatattaatatttctctcttttctacTTACTCAGgtcatctttttactataataaataatccacCAATTACcctactttcatcttattttaataaattcatcccactctcctaaaactatgtgtCGATCAAAGTgtatttctttttaaaatacggaaggaGTATGATATTGATATACCAATACATTGCTAAGAAGTACCCATAcaaattacggagtatttacTTATGTTTTTGGTACTGACATATACTGTATTGGTACGAAAAATAGTTATATTTGAATCACTTATGACTATATGAACACAGAAGCCACTTGAGATTTAGCATTCCTCATAGGGTGGCAACATGGAAAAAGATGAAAGTTGTCAAAGTAATCAATCACATACTCTCGTGTTGATGCAAAAATGCAAGCAAGCAAATGACACATTACTACATTAGCGTGATCAAGGGGGTTTTGTCTTAAGATTTTCTTCATTTGCCAAGTCAGTATttcattaatattaaataattaaattattgttaAGACTTCTTAAGATTCAATCAAATTTAGCTCTTCGCCCATTAAATCATTTAAGACTTGTAAATTTATGTAAAAtatcattttattatttaatttaactcaCATACCAAGTCTTAAGTTGAGTTTTAATTTTTCAAGACTCACTTTAAGACTTTGATAAGACTTGTCTATTTCAATGCTACAATTTCTATATGTCTGATCTTAAGACTGATGAATCATATGCCATGTCAGCACAACTCATGTCTTAAGACTTGGTGTTGATCATGTTCTGAGATTATAAAAATTATACGGACTAATAAATAGAATTCAGCAAAAAAAGGTGTCACATTAGCATGAGTGTAGTAGTTATAGAACTGCAGAATTTCGTTTGATCCAAATTGATTTGTATTTGTTAGTTTTAATTTatattgtagatgtcgtatgattattttattaatgaattaattttacctTTAAAAAAACTCATATGATAGATGTAGTAGTGGTAGAACTGCAGAAGAACTAcggggtgtttggttaggagaggtttgagGGGAAAAGATTTTTgaggtgaattagaggtttgagggGGTAAATGATCCATACGAGTGGTGGTAAACTCTTGTtccagaatcacggccctcagtTTTGAGGATCCTGAAAGATTTCACGTAACCGATCCCAAGCTTTCATGGCCGTCGCGTCTAGTTCAGGGATCGTGTTCAAGAGGTCACTAGAAATGGTCGAATGAGTCAACTAGACAACTGTAGCTTCCAAGGTCGACCATAACCCGATCTCATCATCCGTCGTCGGAGCCGGCTTCTCTTACCTGGTGGTGGAGGGCCGGGATGATATGGTGAAGAACCTTGTGCAAACGAGGATGTATTTTGAATAGCTCTGCCCACGTCCCGTATTGCACGTTCTCATTTTCAAGGGCAATGGAGACATGGTTGCAATGTTGGAGACAACCAGAGCGAGATGGAAACCAGAGCCATCGGAGGGAGGCTTGCCTTCGGACTTTGGATTAGTCATGGCGGCTGtagagaaagagaagatgacGGAGAAGAGAGGCTAGGGCACAACGGAAGAAGGAGAGAAAACCCTagcgctctgataccatgaaaaAATTATATTCCGTGAATTGTATTTCCTTGAAGTTTGGTATTTATACAAACTACAAATTAGGTAAACTAGGCTAGTCAATATACGTAGAAAATATTCACATAATATCtagattatttacataatctaacaaatacaaacATTTAGTCAAATCAACTAACAACTAACAATTCCTAACCAAACATGATACATTACCAGCCACAATTATTATTGTAATACCCCACaattttaaattcgatttattaaaattaaatacatttaTTAAATTGATttcgtttttaattaaattacgaataatcgaatttcgttattttaatcgtttttgcgatttattttaaacgataaatttataaactgaaattatttattttcgttaacgataatttatttatcggttttttcatgaaatgcccccgagctttacaaaaacgcaccaaataccctcgcgtgtttcgattcacataatatacccctatttatccgtactgttcatgagatgcacctaacagttaacggcgttagtctaccgttagtggagttttactattttgcccttaattGTGTTATGACCCCCATTTACTTACCTTCCCTTTGGcagaaactaaaaaaaaaaaaaatctcatattcttctatttctctctcctctcccctgttcttcaagCTTCAACCTACTCGAAACCCAGTAATTCTGGGTAGATCCGTCCAAtctcatatttttttatttctctctcctcgccgGCGGAGGCCGATCTCTGGTCGCCGGCAGTGATCCGGAGGATCACTTAAATTAGATGCTGATGGTGGTCGACTTGGCTTCGCGGAGGGTGGTCGTTTTCCGGTGGCCGCATTGGGAAGGTTGTCGATTCTCCGGTGGCGTGGAAGTTTCGCGGCGGTGTGTTGGCTGGGAGGGGGTTGTTGATGGCTGCGACAGTAGGGGGTTTTTGATGTGCTATCGGTGCACACCTATCGGTACCAATTTGCTCGACAAACTTCCAAATCAGGATAGTCGGGATCGGCAAACATCCCAACCGGGACACTTACAATCGGCGAACTCCCAAATCAGGCTATCGGTGCAACCTTCCAATCGCAAATCCAATCAACTATTTGGTACAATTCTAATCGGCAAATCAGTCGGTGCAATTGAGATTGTGATGGTTTTACTCTGTTGAGTTTTCACTTCCCCCTATGCGGTACCCTATCAAAGAACCAGATAcctgccttttctttttcttctctgaGTTTCGATGTTTCTAGATCTGAACGCATTTTTGTTTGAACTTTGGAGGAGGACTCCCTTGGACATTGTTGACCTTATTTCGCTTCACCGTGTCTTTTGTATGTCAGTACACCAGTGGTGGTACTCTACTTCATTTTTGTTTATAATATAATGAAAATATCTTTTTATTTGGACCTTAAAATATTTTGGATTATACCACAAAAATGCAGATTAGAACTCCCGATATTCTTCTTTACCTCGGAGGTTCGAGAACACAATGGTATGTTATTGTGCCCCTCCTTCAAGGTTAATACGAATGAAGTAAATCATTCATTCTAAGCGCCTGACCTGTAAATACTACACCAAAAAATCGCACTGATTTGGTGGTGGAGTTTTAAACTTGACTAATGCACTGATCGATATGTACACcaacaatataattcaattcaatcaatttcttattggatttgttgtttgatcatttcaattttctttgattattacttctatttttgttttatgtttaacttttaggttgattaatttgattaattaggtgaacaatttgtggaaatcaaattctgcagtttaaaACCAGTTTGagtatttggtgcaacttagtttcaaaataggtgtatattgtgcaataggtttataaataggggtattctgtgaattataaacacgacttaacggaggactaacggaaggtcggtttaggggtatttggtgcaaacttggaaaaaaataggggtatattatgtgaatcgaaacacgcgagggtatttggtgcgtttttgcaaacctcgggggtatttcatgaaaaaaccgtttatttattttaaggaattatttttaattaaacattttattacaaattctgaatttttgccaaatgttgtgaatttattataaaaaaaaaaaaaaaaaaatgaaaatgtcagCTTTATTTTCTTGCTCCCCACGCACAAACCAGGAAGAAAAATcttccttccttccctcaattcagtcaAAAATTCAACCCTTGGACCTCAAGTATACCTACTTACAAATTCAGAATTAAGGTgaaatttcaacaacaaacaaaacccaatttcaatttcaatctcaaaaaccaaattcaatttcagttttctctcctctttttgttccctgattcggaccaaccaccaccacctccggcagccaccaccaccaccgtccaCCGTCACCCACCTTCACCACCTATCAGTCGCAAACGCCCCAGCCACCCAGAACCACCGCACGCACCACCTCTTTCCCTCTCCCTCCTCTCG
This genomic stretch from Spinacia oleracea cultivar Varoflay chromosome 3, BTI_SOV_V1, whole genome shotgun sequence harbors:
- the LOC110803696 gene encoding meiotic recombination protein DMC1 homolog isoform X2; this translates as MPDIAEEQSQQLQLVEREDIEDEEDLFEAIDKLIAHGINAGDVKKLQDAGIYTCNGLMMQTKKNLTGIKGLSEAKVDKICEAAEKIVNYGYITGSDALIKRKSVIRITTGSQALDELLGGGIETSAITETFGEFRSGKTQLAHTLCVTTQLPTSMRGGNGKVAYIDTEGTFRPDRIVPIAERFGMDASAVLDNIIYARAYTYEHQHNLLLGLAAKMAEEPFRLLIVDSVIALFRVDFTGRGELAERQQKLAQMLSRLIKIAEEFNIAVYLTNQVIADPAGGVFVTDPKKPAGGHVLAHASTIRLMFRKGKGEQRICKVFDAPNLPEAEAISFFFCFRS
- the LOC110803696 gene encoding meiotic recombination protein DMC1 homolog isoform X1, coding for MPDMYALKAEEQSQQLQLVEREDIEDEEDLFEAIDKLIAHGINAGDVKKLQDAGIYTCNGLMMQTKKNLTGIKGLSEAKVDKICEAAEKIVNYGYITGSDALIKRKSVIRITTGSQALDELLGGGIETSAITETFGEFRSGKTQLAHTLCVTTQLPTSMRGGNGKVAYIDTEGTFRPDRIVPIAERFGMDASAVLDNIIYARAYTYEHQHNLLLGLAAKMAEEPFRLLIVDSVIALFRVDFTGRGELAERQQKLAQMLSRLIKIAEEFNIAVYLTNQVIADPAGGVFVTDPKKPAGGHVLAHASTIRLMFRKGKGEQRICKVFDAPNLPEAEAISFFFCFRS